In Thunnus maccoyii chromosome 3, fThuMac1.1, whole genome shotgun sequence, the following proteins share a genomic window:
- the LOC121894285 gene encoding myosin heavy chain, fast skeletal muscle-like isoform X1, whose product MGDPEMECFGPAAIYLRKPERERIEAQNTPFDAKTAYFVTEPAEMYLKGKLVKKEGGKATVDTLGGKSITVKDDEIFPMNPPKFDKIEDMAMMTHLSEPAVLYNLKERYAAWMIYTYSGLFCVTVNPYKWLPVYDSVVVSGYRGKKRIEAPPHIFSISDNAYQFMLQDRENQSILITGESGAGKTVNTKRVIQYFATIAVAGGKKSEQTSGKMQGSLEDQIIAANPLLEAYGNAKTVRNDNSSRFGKFIRIHFGSTGKLASADIETYLLEKSRVTFQLSAERSYHIFYQLMTGHKPELIESLLITTNPYDYHMISQGEITVKSINDVEEFIATDTAIDILGFNLEEKANIYKLTGAVMHHGNMKFKQKQREEQAEPDGTEEADKIAYLMGLNSADLLKALCYPRVKVGNEFVTKGQTVPQVHNSVMALCKSVYEKMFLWMVVRINEMLDTKQPRQFFIGVLDIAGFEIFDFNSLEQLCINFTNEKLQQFFNHHMFVLEQEEYKKEGIEWEFIDFGMDLAACIELIEKPMGIFSILEEECIVPKATDATFKNKLHDQHLGKSAPFQKPKPGKGKAEAHFSLVHYAGTVDYNVNGWLDKNKDPLNDSVVQLYQKSSVKLLAHLYMAHAAGDEGGGKKAGKKKGGSFQTVSALFRENLGKLMTNLRSTHPHFVRCLIPNESKTPGLMENFLVIHQLRCNGVLEGIRICRKGFPSRILYGDFKQRYKVLNASVIPEGQFIDNKKASEKLLGSISVDHTQYKFGHTKVFFKAGLLGTLEEMRDEKLAALVTMTQALCRGFLMRREFVKMMERREAIYSIQYNIRSFMNVKTWPWMKLYFRIKPLLKSAETEKEMAHMKEDFEKTKEQLAKALAKKKELEEKMVTLLQEKNDLQLQIASEGENLADAEERCEGLIKAKIQLEAKAKETAERLEDEEEINAELTAKKRKLEDECSELKKDIDDLELTLAKVEKEKHATENKVKNLVEEMTSQDETIAKLTKEKKALQEAHQQTLDDLQAEEDKVNTLTKAKTKLEQQVDDLEGSLEQERKLRMDLERAKRKLEGDLKLAHESIMDLENDKQQSDEKIKKKDFEISQLLSKIEDEQTLEVQLQKKIKELQARIEELEEEIESERAARAKVEKQRSDLSRELEEISERLEEAGGATSVQIEMNKKREAEFQKLRRDLEESTLQHEATAAALRKKQADSVAELGEQIDNLQRVKQKLEKEKSEYKMEIDDLSSNMESVAKAKANLEKMCRTLEDQLSELKTKNEEHVRQLNDIGVQRARLQTENGEISRQLEEKESLISQLTRSKQAFTQQIEELKRHVEEEVKAKNALAHSVQSARHDCDLLREQYEEEQEAKSELQRAMSKANSEVAQWRTKYETDAIQRTEELEEAKKKLAQRLQDAEESIEAVNAKCASLEKTKQRLQGEVEDLMIDVDRANALAATLDKKQRNFDKVLAEWKQKYEESQAELEGSLKETRSLSTEMFKLKNSYEEALDHLETLKRENKNLQQEISDLTEQIGETGKTIHELEKGKKTVETEKSELQTSLEEAEATLEHEESKILRVQLELTQVKGEIDRKLAEKDEEIEQIKRNSQRVIESMQSTLDAEVRSRNDALRIKKKMEGDLNEMEIQLSHANRQAAEAQKQLRNVQGHLKDAQLHLDDAIRGQDEMREQVAMVERRNNLMVAEIEELRAALEQTDRSRKVAEQELTDASERVGLLHSQNTSLINTKKKLEADLIQIQGEVEDAIQEARNAEEKAKKAITDAAMMAEELKKEQDTSSHLERMKKNLEVTVKDLQHRLDEAENLALKGGKKQLQKLEARVRELEGEVDAEQRRGAEAIKGVRKYERKVKELTYQTEEDKKNIVRLQDLVDKLQLKVKAYKRQAEEAEEQANSHLSRYRKVQHEMEEAQERADIAESQVNKLRAKSREIVKSEDEDDEGVTLNPDTQSSDVHQDL is encoded by the exons ATGGGTGACCCGGAAATGGAGTGCTTTGGCCCGGCGGCCATTTACCTCCGGAagccagaaagagagagaattgaAGCTCAGAACACTCCCTTTGATGCTAAAACAGCTTACTTTGTGACTGAACCCGCCGAGATGTACCTCAAGGGGAAACTTGTGAAGAAAGAAGGCGGCAAAGCCACCGTAGACACTCTCGGTGGAAAG TCTATCACTGTGAAAGACGATGAAATCTTCCCCATGAACCCTCCAAAGTTCGATAAGATTGAGGACATGGCCATGATGACCCACCTCAGTGAGCCTGCTGTGCTGTATAACCTCAAAGAGCGCTATGCAGCATGGATGATCTAT ACCTACTCTGGGTTGTTCTGCGTCACTGTGAACCCCTACAAGTGGCTCCCAGTGTACGACTCAGTGGTCGTATCAGGATACAGAGGCAAAAAGAGGATTGAGGCACCACCCCacatcttctccatctctgaTAACGCCTATCAGTTCATGCTCCAAG ATAGAGAAAACCAGTCAATCCTGATTAC TGGAGAATCCGGTGCAGGGAAGACTGTCAACACCAAACGTGTAATTCAGTACTTTGCCACAATCGCAGTGGCTGGAGGAAAGAAATCTGAGCAAACTTCTGGCAAAATGCAG GGGTCACTGGAGGATCAAATCATTGCAGCAAACCCACTGTTAGAAGCTTATGGTAATGCCAAGACTGTGAGGAATGACAATTCTTCACGTTtt GGAAAATTTATCAGAATTCACTTTGGATCAACTGGAAAGCTGGCTTCAGCCGATATTGAAACAT ATCTGCTGGAGAAGTCTCGAGTGACTTTCCAGCTGTCTGCTGAGAGGAGCTACCACATCTTCTATCAGCTCATGACAGGCCACAAACCTGAGCTGATAG agAGTCTCCTCATCACCACAAATCCATATGACTATCACATGATTAGTCAAGGTGAAATTACTGTTAAGAGTATCAATGACGTTGAAGAATTCATCGCTACTGAT ACTGCCATTGACATTCTGGGCTTCAACTTagaagaaaaagcaaacatttataAGCTGACTGGAGCTGTGATGCATCATGGAAACATGAAGTTCaagcagaagcagagagaggagcaggCTGAGCCTGATGGCACTGAGG AGGCTGATAAAATCGCCTACCTCATGGGTCTAAACTCTGCTGATTTGCTAAAAGCATTATGTTACCCCAGAGTGAAGGTTGGGAATGAGTTTGTGACCAAAGGTCAAACTGTGCCTCAG GTTCACAACTCTGTCATGGCTCTCTGCAAGTCtgtctatgagaaaatgttcttgtgGATGGTTGTCAGAATCAATGAGATGCTGGACACAAAACAGCCGAGACAGTTCTTCATCGGTGTCCTGGATATTGCTGGGTTTGAAATTTTTGAT TTCAACAGCTTGGAGCAGCTGTGCATCAACTTCACCAATGAAAAACTGCAACAGTTTTTCAACCACCACATGTTTGTCCTGGAGCAAGAAGAGTACAAGAAAGAGGGCATTGAGTGGGAGTTCATTGACTTTGGCATGGACTTGGCTGCCTGCATTGAGCTTATTGAGAAG CCAATGGGCATCTTCTCCATCCTTGAAGAGGAGTGCATTGTCCCCAAGGCTACAGATGCCACcttcaaaaacaaactgcatgaCCAGCATCTTGGTAAAAGTGCCCCCTTCCAGAAACCAAAACCTGGCAAAGGCAAAGCTGAGGCCCATTTCTCCCTGGTGCACTATGCCGGCACTGTTGATTACAACGTCAATGGCTGGCTGGACAAGAACAAGGACCCCCTGAACGACTCAGTTGTTCAGCTCTACCAGAAGTCTTCAGTCAAACTGCTGGCTCATCTCTATATGGCACATGCCGCGGGGGATG AGGGTGGTGGAAAAAAAGCCGGCAAGAAGAAGGGTGGGTCTTTTCAGACTGTATCTGCTCTGTTCAGG GAGAATTTGGGCAAGTTGATGACCAACTTAAGAAGCACTCATCCTCATTTTGTACGTTGTTTGATTCCAAATGAATCAAAGACTCCGG GTCTGATGGAGAACTTCCTGGTCATCCACCAGCTGAGGTGTAACGGTGTGCTGGAAGGTATCAGGATCTGCAGAAAGGGCTTCCCCAGCAGAATCCTCTATGGTGACTTCAAGCAGAG ATACAAAGTATTGAATGCCAGTGTCATTCCTGAGGGCCAATTCATCGACAACAAGAAGGCCTCAGAGAAACTCTTGGGCTCTATTTCTGTTGATCACACTCAGTACAAATTCGGACACACAAAG GTGTTCTTCAAAGCCGGTCTGCTGGGTACTCTGGAGGAGATGCGGGATGAAAAACTTGCTGCCCTGGTAACCATGACACAGGCTCTCTGTAGAGGTTTCCTCATGAGGAGAGAGTTTGTgaagatgatggagaggag GGAGGCAATTTATTCAATCCAGTACAACATCCGCTCATTCATGAATGTCAAAACATGGCCATGGATGAAGCTTTACTTCAGAATAAAGCCTCTGCTGAAGAGTGCAGAGACTGAGAAGGAGATGGCACACATGAAAGAGGACTTTGAAAAAACCAAAGAGCAGCTAGCAAAGGCTCTGGCTAAGAAGAAAGAACTGGAGGAGAAGATGGTTACTCTCCTGCAGGAGAAGAATGACTTGCAGCTACAAATTGCATCT GAAGGTGAAAACCTTGCTGATGCAGAGGAGAGGTGTGAGGGGCTCATTAAAGCAAAAATCCAGCTTGAGGCCAAAGCCAAAGAGACGGCTGAGAGactggaggatgaggaggaaatCAATGCTGAGCTGACTGCAAAGAAGCGGAAGCTGGAGGATGAGTGCTCTGAGTTGAAGAAAGACATTGACGACTTGGAGCTGACCCTGGCCAAAGTGGAAAAGGAGAAACATGCCACTGAGAACAAG GTTAAAAACTTGGTTGAGGAGATGACTTCTCAAGATGAGACCATTGCCAAGTTGACCAAAGAGAAGAAAGCTCTCCAAGAGGCCCATCAGCAGACCCTTGATGATCTTCAGGCAGAGGAGGACAAAGTCAACACTCTGACGAAGGCCAAGACCAAGCTGGAACAGCAAGTGGATGAT CTTGAAGGTTCCCTAGAGCAAGAGAGGAAGCTCCGTATGGATCTTGAGCGAGCTAAAAGAAAGCTGGAAGGAGATCTGAAACTGGCCCATGAATCCATAATGGATCTGGAGAACGACAAGCAGCAGTCTGATGAGAAAATCAAGAA GAAGGACTTTGAGATAAGCCAGCTCCTGAGTAAGATTGAGGATGAGCAGACTCTTGAGGTCCAGTTACAGAAAAAGATAAAGGAACTTCAG GCTCGTAttgaggagctggaggaagagaTTGAGTCTGAGCGGGCAGCTCGGGCCAAGGTGGAGAAACAGAGGTCTGATCTCTCCAGGGAACTCGAGGAGATCAGTGAGAGACTGGAAGAGGCTGGTGGAGCAACATCTGTTCAAATTGAGATGAACAAGAAGCGTGAGGCCGAGTTCCAGAAGCTGCGTCGTGATCTTGAAGAGTCCACCCTGCAGCACGAGGCCACCGCTGCAGCTCTCCGCAAGAAGCAGGCTGACAGTGTGGCAGAACTAGGGGAACAGATTGATAACCTTCAGCGGGTCAAACAGAaactggagaaagagaaaagtgaaTACAAGATGGAGATTGATGACCTCAGCAGCAACATGGAGTCTGTCGCAAAAGCGAAG GCTAATCTGGAAAAAATGTGTCGTACTCTTGAGGATCAACTGAGTGAGTTGAAGACCAAAAATGAAGAACATGTGCGCCAGCTAAATGACATTGGGGTACAAAGGGCaagactgcagacagaaaatg GTGAAATCAGTCGCCAGCTGGAGGAGAAGGAATCCCTGATCTCTCAGCTGACAAGGAGCAAGCAGGCTTTTACCCAGCAGATTGAAGAGCTCAAGAGGCACGTTGAAGAGGAAGTTAAA GCCAAGAACGCCCTGGCTCATTCTGTTCAGTCAGCTCGTCATGACTGTGACCTGCTCAGAGAGCAGTatgaggaggagcaggaagCCAAGTCTGAGCTGCAGCGTGCAATGTCCAAGGCCAACAGCGAGGTGGCCCAATGGAGAACCAAATACGAGACTGATGCCATTCAGCGCACTGAGGAGCTTGAGGAGGCAAA GAAAAAGCTTGCCCAACGTCTTCAGGATGCAGAGGAATCCATCGAGGCTGTGAACGCAAAATGCGCCTCTttggaaaagacaaaacagagactGCAGGGTGAAGTGGAAGACCTGATGATCGATGTAGATAGAGCTAATGCTCTCGCTGCTACCCTCGACAAGAAGCAAAGGAACTTTGACAAG GTTCTTGCTGAGTGGAAGCAGAAGTATGAGGAAAGCCAGGCAGAGCTGGAGGGATCTCTGAAGGAAACTCGTTCTCTCAGCACTGAAATGTTCAAGTTGAAAAATTCATATGAAGAAGCTCTGGACCACCTGGAGACTTTGAAGAGGGAGAATAAAAATCTGCAAC AGGAGATCTCCGATCTAACTGAGCAAATTGGTGAGACTGGAAAAACCATTCATGAACtggagaaagggaaaaaaactgtAGAGACGGAGAAGTCAGAACTCCAGACCTCACTTGAGGAGGCAGAG gcTACTCTGGAGCACGAGGAATCCAAGATTCTCCGTGTTCAGCTTGAACTCACCCAGGTCAAGGGTGAAATTGACAGGAAACTTGCAGAGAAGGATGAGGAGATCGAGCAGATCAAGAGGAACAGTCAGAGAGTGATTGAATCCATGCAGAGCACTTTGGATGCTGAGGTCAGGAGCAGGAATGATGCCCTGAGAatcaagaagaagatggagggagaCCTCAACGAGATGGAGATTCAGCTGAGCCATGCCAACCGCCAGGCTGCTGAAGCCCAGAAACAGCTGAGAAATGTCCAGGGACATCTTAAG gATGCACAACTGCACCTTGATGACGCTATTAGAGGTCAGGACGAAATGAGAGAGCAGGTTGCCATGGTGGAGCGCAGGAACAACCTGATGGTGGCTGAGAtcgaggagctgagagctgctctggagcagacagacagaagccGCAAAGTGGCTGAACAGGAGCTGACTGATGCCAGTGAGCGTGTGGGGCTGCTGCACTCTCAG AATACCAGCCTTATCAATACAAAGAAGAAGTTGGAGGCTGACCTTATTCAGATCCAAGGTGAAGTGGAAGATGCTATCCAGGAAGCAAGAAATGCTGAGGAAAAGGCCAAGAAGGCCATCACTGAT GCTGCTATGATGgcagaggagctgaagaaggagcAGGACACCAGCTCTCATttggagaggatgaagaagaaccTGGAGGTGACGGTGAAAGACCTGCAGCACCGTCTGGATGAGGCTGAGAATCTGGCCTTGAAGGGTGGCAAGAAGCAGCTCCAGAAACTGGAGGCTAGA GTTCGTGAATTGGAGGGTGAGGTTGATGCTGAACAGAGACGTGGTGCTGAGGCTATCAAGGGAGTGCGAAAATATGAGAGAAAAGTAAAGGAGCTCACCTATCAG ACTGAGGAGGACAAGAAGAACATTGTAAGACTTCAGGATCTGGTGGACAAGCTGCAGCTGAAAGTTAAGGCCTACAAGAGACAGGCTGAGGAGGCT GAGGAGCAGGCCAACAGTCACCTGTCCAGGTACAGGAAAGTACAGCATGAGATGGAGGAGGCTCAGGAGCGAGCCGACATCGCCGAGTCCCAGGTCAACAAACTGAGGGCAAAGAGTCGTGAAATTGTCAAG TCAGAGGATGAGGACGATGAAGGTGTGACTCTGAACCCTGATACACAGAGTTCTGATGTCCATCAAGACTTGTAG